The Dasypus novemcinctus isolate mDasNov1 chromosome 2, mDasNov1.1.hap2, whole genome shotgun sequence genome includes a region encoding these proteins:
- the SEPTIN8 gene encoding septin-8 isoform X21, which produces MGGHVGFDSLPDQLVSKSVTQGFSFNILCVGETGIGKSTLMNTLFNTTFETEEASHHEECVRLRPQTYTLQESNVQLKLTIVDAVGFGDQINKDDSYRPIVDYIDAQFENYLQEELKIRRSLFDYHDTRIHVCLYFITPTGHSLKSLDLVTMKKLDSKVNIIPIIAKADTISKSELHKFKIKIMGELVSNGVQIYQFPTDDEAVAEINAVMNAHLPFAVVGSTEEVKVGNKLVRARQYPWGVVQVENENHCDFVKLREMLIRVNMEDLREQTHSRHYELYRRCKLEEMGFQDSDGDSQPFSLQETYEAKRKEFLSELQRKEEEMRQMFVNKVKETELELKEKERELHEKFEHLKRVHQEEKRKVEEKRRELEEETNAFNRRKAAVEALQSQALQATSQQPLRKDKDKKKS; this is translated from the exons ATGGGGGGCCACGTGGGCTTCGACAGCCTCCCGGACCAGCTGGTCAGCAAGTCGGTCACTCAGGGCTTCAGCTTCAACATCCTCTGTGTGG GGGAGACTGGCATTGGCAAGTCCACACTGATGAACACGCTCTTTAACACGACCTTCGAGACTGAGGAAGCCAGCCACCATGAGGAGTGCGTGCGCCTGCGGCCCCAGACCTACACCCTGCAAGAGAGCAACGTGCAGCTGAAGCTGACCATCGTGGACGCCGTGGGCTTCGGGGACCAGATCAACAAGGATGACAG TTACAGGCCCATCGTTGACTACATCGACGCGCAGTTTGAAAACTATCTACAGGAGGAGCTGAAGATCCGCCGCTCGCTCTTTGACTACCATGACACAAGGATCCACGTTTGCCTCTACTTCATCACACCCACGGGGCACTCCCTCAAGTCCCTGGACCTGGTGACTATGAAGAAACTGGACAGCAAG GTGAACATTATTCCCATCATCGCCAAGGCTGATACCATCTCCAAGAGCGAGCTCCACAAGTTCAAGATCAAGATCATGGGCGAGCTGGTCAGCAATGGGGTCCAGATCTACCAATTCCCCACTGATGACGAGGCTGTTGCAGAGATTAACGCAGTCATGAAT GCACACCTGCCTTTTGCGGTGGTTGGCAGCACCGAGGAGGTGAAGGTGGGGAACAAGCTGGTCCGAGCACGGCAGTACCCTTGGGGAGTGGTGCAGG TGGAGAACGAGAACCACTGTGACTTCGTGAAGCTCCGGGAGATGCTGATCAGGGTGAACATGGAGGACCTCCGCGAGCAGACCCACAGCCGGCACTACGAGCTCTATCGGCGCTGCAAGTTGGAGGAGATGGGCTTCCAGGACAGCGACGGTGACAGCCAGCCCTTCAG CCTACAGGAGACATACGAGGCCAAGAGGAAGGAGTTCCTGAGTGAGCtgcagaggaaggaggaagagatgaggcaGATGTTTGTTAACAAAGTGAAGGAGACAGAGCTGGagttgaaagagaaggaaagggag CTCCATGAGAAGTTTGAGCACCTCAAGCGGGTCCATCAGGAGGAGAAGCGCAAAGTGGAGGAGAAGCGGCGGGAACTGGAAGAGGAGACCAACGCCTTCAACCGCAGGAAGGCCGCAGTGGAGGCCCTGCAGTCGCAGGCCTTGCAAGCCACCTCGCAGCAGCCCCTGAGGAAAGACAAGGACAAGAAGAA ATCTTGA
- the SEPTIN8 gene encoding septin-8 isoform X16 — MAATDLERISNAEPEPRNLSMGGHVGFDSLPDQLVSKSVTQGFSFNILCVGETGIGKSTLMNTLFNTTFETEEASHHEECVRLRPQTYTLQESNVQLKLTIVDAVGFGDQINKDDRPIVDYIDAQFENYLQEELKIRRSLFDYHDTRIHVCLYFITPTGHSLKSLDLVTMKKLDSKVNIIPIIAKADTISKSELHKFKIKIMGELVSNGVQIYQFPTDDEAVAEINAVMNAHLPFAVVGSTEEVKVGNKLVRARQYPWGVVQVENENHCDFVKLREMLIRVNMEDLREQTHSRHYELYRRCKLEEMGFQDSDGDSQPFSLQETYEAKRKEFLSELQRKEEEMRQMFVNKVKETELELKEKERELHEKFEHLKRVHQEEKRKVEEKRRELEEETNAFNRRKAAVEALQSQALQATSQQPLRKDKDKKKS; from the exons ATGGCGGCCACCGACCTGGAACGCATCTCG AATGCAGAGCCGGAGCCCCGGAACCTCTCCATGGGGGGCCACGTGGGCTTCGACAGCCTCCCGGACCAGCTGGTCAGCAAGTCGGTCACTCAGGGCTTCAGCTTCAACATCCTCTGTGTGG GGGAGACTGGCATTGGCAAGTCCACACTGATGAACACGCTCTTTAACACGACCTTCGAGACTGAGGAAGCCAGCCACCATGAGGAGTGCGTGCGCCTGCGGCCCCAGACCTACACCCTGCAAGAGAGCAACGTGCAGCTGAAGCTGACCATCGTGGACGCCGTGGGCTTCGGGGACCAGATCAACAAGGATGACAG GCCCATCGTTGACTACATCGACGCGCAGTTTGAAAACTATCTACAGGAGGAGCTGAAGATCCGCCGCTCGCTCTTTGACTACCATGACACAAGGATCCACGTTTGCCTCTACTTCATCACACCCACGGGGCACTCCCTCAAGTCCCTGGACCTGGTGACTATGAAGAAACTGGACAGCAAG GTGAACATTATTCCCATCATCGCCAAGGCTGATACCATCTCCAAGAGCGAGCTCCACAAGTTCAAGATCAAGATCATGGGCGAGCTGGTCAGCAATGGGGTCCAGATCTACCAATTCCCCACTGATGACGAGGCTGTTGCAGAGATTAACGCAGTCATGAAT GCACACCTGCCTTTTGCGGTGGTTGGCAGCACCGAGGAGGTGAAGGTGGGGAACAAGCTGGTCCGAGCACGGCAGTACCCTTGGGGAGTGGTGCAGG TGGAGAACGAGAACCACTGTGACTTCGTGAAGCTCCGGGAGATGCTGATCAGGGTGAACATGGAGGACCTCCGCGAGCAGACCCACAGCCGGCACTACGAGCTCTATCGGCGCTGCAAGTTGGAGGAGATGGGCTTCCAGGACAGCGACGGTGACAGCCAGCCCTTCAG CCTACAGGAGACATACGAGGCCAAGAGGAAGGAGTTCCTGAGTGAGCtgcagaggaaggaggaagagatgaggcaGATGTTTGTTAACAAAGTGAAGGAGACAGAGCTGGagttgaaagagaaggaaagggag CTCCATGAGAAGTTTGAGCACCTCAAGCGGGTCCATCAGGAGGAGAAGCGCAAAGTGGAGGAGAAGCGGCGGGAACTGGAAGAGGAGACCAACGCCTTCAACCGCAGGAAGGCCGCAGTGGAGGCCCTGCAGTCGCAGGCCTTGCAAGCCACCTCGCAGCAGCCCCTGAGGAAAGACAAGGACAAGAAGAA ATCTTGA
- the SEPTIN8 gene encoding septin-8 isoform X22 → MGGHVGFDSLPDQLVSKSVTQGFSFNILCVGETGIGKSTLMNTLFNTTFETEEASHHEECVRLRPQTYTLQESNVQLKLTIVDAVGFGDQINKDDRPIVDYIDAQFENYLQEELKIRRSLFDYHDTRIHVCLYFITPTGHSLKSLDLVTMKKLDSKVNIIPIIAKADTISKSELHKFKIKIMGELVSNGVQIYQFPTDDEAVAEINAVMNAHLPFAVVGSTEEVKVGNKLVRARQYPWGVVQVENENHCDFVKLREMLIRVNMEDLREQTHSRHYELYRRCKLEEMGFQDSDGDSQPFSLQETYEAKRKEFLSELQRKEEEMRQMFVNKVKETELELKEKERELHEKFEHLKRVHQEEKRKVEEKRRELEEETNAFNRRKAAVEALQSQALQATSQQPLRKDKDKKKS, encoded by the exons ATGGGGGGCCACGTGGGCTTCGACAGCCTCCCGGACCAGCTGGTCAGCAAGTCGGTCACTCAGGGCTTCAGCTTCAACATCCTCTGTGTGG GGGAGACTGGCATTGGCAAGTCCACACTGATGAACACGCTCTTTAACACGACCTTCGAGACTGAGGAAGCCAGCCACCATGAGGAGTGCGTGCGCCTGCGGCCCCAGACCTACACCCTGCAAGAGAGCAACGTGCAGCTGAAGCTGACCATCGTGGACGCCGTGGGCTTCGGGGACCAGATCAACAAGGATGACAG GCCCATCGTTGACTACATCGACGCGCAGTTTGAAAACTATCTACAGGAGGAGCTGAAGATCCGCCGCTCGCTCTTTGACTACCATGACACAAGGATCCACGTTTGCCTCTACTTCATCACACCCACGGGGCACTCCCTCAAGTCCCTGGACCTGGTGACTATGAAGAAACTGGACAGCAAG GTGAACATTATTCCCATCATCGCCAAGGCTGATACCATCTCCAAGAGCGAGCTCCACAAGTTCAAGATCAAGATCATGGGCGAGCTGGTCAGCAATGGGGTCCAGATCTACCAATTCCCCACTGATGACGAGGCTGTTGCAGAGATTAACGCAGTCATGAAT GCACACCTGCCTTTTGCGGTGGTTGGCAGCACCGAGGAGGTGAAGGTGGGGAACAAGCTGGTCCGAGCACGGCAGTACCCTTGGGGAGTGGTGCAGG TGGAGAACGAGAACCACTGTGACTTCGTGAAGCTCCGGGAGATGCTGATCAGGGTGAACATGGAGGACCTCCGCGAGCAGACCCACAGCCGGCACTACGAGCTCTATCGGCGCTGCAAGTTGGAGGAGATGGGCTTCCAGGACAGCGACGGTGACAGCCAGCCCTTCAG CCTACAGGAGACATACGAGGCCAAGAGGAAGGAGTTCCTGAGTGAGCtgcagaggaaggaggaagagatgaggcaGATGTTTGTTAACAAAGTGAAGGAGACAGAGCTGGagttgaaagagaaggaaagggag CTCCATGAGAAGTTTGAGCACCTCAAGCGGGTCCATCAGGAGGAGAAGCGCAAAGTGGAGGAGAAGCGGCGGGAACTGGAAGAGGAGACCAACGCCTTCAACCGCAGGAAGGCCGCAGTGGAGGCCCTGCAGTCGCAGGCCTTGCAAGCCACCTCGCAGCAGCCCCTGAGGAAAGACAAGGACAAGAAGAA ATCTTGA